A single Cannabis sativa cultivar Pink pepper isolate KNU-18-1 chromosome 7, ASM2916894v1, whole genome shotgun sequence DNA region contains:
- the LOC115697771 gene encoding uncharacterized protein LOC115697771 gives MDHALIFNPCQNSHFHIKPLTRFNSNTQNTKLSNSKPHDQLLFLRPKHKTLAHDHQLLNTTTTTTHQARHHGRFSLSALPSSSDHDDHDDDDEGNNNGEKIAKSNNLRGSGVGATLALSYVLGILCCGSMIVVMRPQNAFASFYNRFLSRSSSTSSSRDQVAPRMMDEGIITPISGKNTLTTFLQEVLFLTSNPKALVMPYNIPAIGSNEEVVALKKKAIELIKVGKREEALNLLSKKREDIIRDKLSQEKYFIEMAIIEVLIILGEYEKALQLRYLDDGDNIESDRVQRDFYKAIIYTMTGQKDEASKFWQDFEERFSGSGPFS, from the exons ATGGATCATGCCCTAATTTTCAACCCTTGTCAAAATTCGCATTTTCATATCAAACCCTTGACTCGTTTCAATTCTAAtactcaaaatacaaaactgtcCAATTCAAAACCACATGATCAATTGTTGTTTTTGAGACCAAAACACAAAACCCTAGCTCATGATCATCAACTTCTCAACACCACTACAACTACTACTCATCAAGCTCGTCATCATGGGAGATTTTCTCTATCCGCATTACCATCATCATCAGATCATGATGATcacgatgatgatgatgaaggtaATAATAATGGCGAAAAAATAGCCAAAAGTAATAACTTGAGAGGTAGTGGAGTTGGTGCAACCTTGGCTTTAAGTTATGTTCTTGGGATCTTGTGTTGTGGATCCATGATTGTTGTGATGAGACCTCAAAATGCCTTTGCTTCTTTTTATAACCGTTTTCTATCTAGATCATCGTCGACGTCGTCGTCTAGGGATCAGGTAGCACCACGGATGATGGATGAAGGTATAATCACTCCGATAAGTGGTAAGAATACTTTGACAACATTCTTGCAAGAGGTTCTTTTCTTGACCTCTAACCCTAAGGCCCTTGTCATGCCTTATAACATTCCTGCAATTGGGTCCAATGAAGAAGTTGTAGCTCTTAag AAAAAAGCAATTGAGCTAATTAAAGTTGGAAAAAGAGAAGAAGCCTTGAATTTACTGAGCAAGAAACGTGAAGATATTATAAGAGACAAACTATCACAAGAAAAATACTTTATCGAAATGGCAATAATAGAAGTTCTTATTATTCTG gggGAATATGAGAAAGCTTTGCAATTGAGGTATTTAGATGATGGCGATAACATCGAATCAGATAGAGTTCAACGTGATTTTTACAAG gccaTTATATACACCATGACAGGCCAAAAAGACGAAGCAAGCAAGTTCTGGCAAGACTTTGAGGAGCGTTTCTCAGGCAGTGGCCCCTTCTCATGA
- the LOC115697767 gene encoding uncharacterized protein LOC115697767 isoform X1, whose translation MADNSSNYIQKIKSAAMVVAKTTPFVIFGAVAFAALTSWKAKKKPIFKRSTSLALLHGGELALKRLVDYHEARADVNKLGLADCEFKLKISEERPNFRELAEAMSKLEMRGKEEYAIRTLKEELQKAQKNKRMHEAYEIEILLVEMLIYKGEYEDAKKCKCLYDENVTDARRPLYLAIIIMALEPAKKEEAEKYWKKFVDLRSEFSFQPMFRESMEETGIFKITTSFQEFQNVVKQLLYDINKALLRKTT comes from the exons ATGGCTGACAATTCTTCTAATTACATACAAAAGATAAAAAGTGCAGCCATGGTGGTAGCTAAGACAACACCATTTGTGATCTTTGGTGCGGTGGCTTTCGCTGCCCTAACCTCTTGGAAAGCCAAAAAGAAACCGATTTTTAAGAGATCAACATCGCTCGCACTCCTCCATGGTGGTGAACTCGCCTTAAAGAGATTGGTTGATTACCACGAAGCTCGAGCCGATGTAAATAAGCTAGGGTTAGCTGATTGCGAGTTTAAACTTAAGATTTCGGAAGAAAGGCCCAATTTTCGCGAACTAGCG gaGGCCATGTCAAAGTTagaaatgagaggaaaagaagaatatgCAATAAGAACATTGAAAGAAGAATTACAAAAGGcccaaaaaaacaaaagaatgcATGAAGCCTATGAAATTGAGATATTACTAGTCGAAATGCTCATTTACAAG GGTGAGTATGAAGATGCAAAAAAGTGCAAATGCTTGTATGATGAAAATGTCACTGATGCTCGTCGTCCACTATACCtg GCTATTATTATCATGGCTTTGGAACCAGCAAAAAAGGAAGAAGCAGAAAAGTATTGGAAGAAGTTTGTCGATTTAAGAAGTGAGTTTAGTTTCCAACCCATGTTTAGAGAAAGCATGGAAGAGACTGGGATCTTTAAAATCACTACTAGTTTTCAAGAGTTTCAAAATGTTGTTAAGCAGCTTCTCTACGACATCAATAAGGCACTTTTACGTAAAACAACATGA
- the LOC115697767 gene encoding uncharacterized protein LOC115697767 isoform X2, whose amino-acid sequence MADNSSNYIQKIKSAAMVVAKTTPFVIFGAVAFAALTSWKAKKKPIFKRSTSLALLHGGELALKRLVDYHEARADVNKLGLADCEFKLKISEERPNFRELAEAMSKLEMRGKEEYAIRTLKEELQKAQKNKRMHEAYEIEILLVEMLIYKAIIIMALEPAKKEEAEKYWKKFVDLRSEFSFQPMFRESMEETGIFKITTSFQEFQNVVKQLLYDINKALLRKTT is encoded by the exons ATGGCTGACAATTCTTCTAATTACATACAAAAGATAAAAAGTGCAGCCATGGTGGTAGCTAAGACAACACCATTTGTGATCTTTGGTGCGGTGGCTTTCGCTGCCCTAACCTCTTGGAAAGCCAAAAAGAAACCGATTTTTAAGAGATCAACATCGCTCGCACTCCTCCATGGTGGTGAACTCGCCTTAAAGAGATTGGTTGATTACCACGAAGCTCGAGCCGATGTAAATAAGCTAGGGTTAGCTGATTGCGAGTTTAAACTTAAGATTTCGGAAGAAAGGCCCAATTTTCGCGAACTAGCG gaGGCCATGTCAAAGTTagaaatgagaggaaaagaagaatatgCAATAAGAACATTGAAAGAAGAATTACAAAAGGcccaaaaaaacaaaagaatgcATGAAGCCTATGAAATTGAGATATTACTAGTCGAAATGCTCATTTACAAG GCTATTATTATCATGGCTTTGGAACCAGCAAAAAAGGAAGAAGCAGAAAAGTATTGGAAGAAGTTTGTCGATTTAAGAAGTGAGTTTAGTTTCCAACCCATGTTTAGAGAAAGCATGGAAGAGACTGGGATCTTTAAAATCACTACTAGTTTTCAAGAGTTTCAAAATGTTGTTAAGCAGCTTCTCTACGACATCAATAAGGCACTTTTACGTAAAACAACATGA